From a region of the Ardenticatena maritima genome:
- the lon gene encoding endopeptidase La, with product MDAKNLLQQLLEAVNETPENESPAPTPSDEEERNQPDIPEVLPILPLRNTVVYPMTVLPLSAEQPRSLRLIDAAMQGNRLIGLVGMLDPSIETPGPDEVYQIGTVAVIHRMLRVPDGSVRLIVQGLERFEIVEWVAEEPYLQARIELRPEEVEETLEVEALSRNLLDLFRRLVELVPYLSEELVMAAENAQDARHLVYLVATSVRMEIAEAQQILEAPTVTEKLRLLTRILNRELEVLELGRKIQSEAQSEMERMQREYFLREQMKAIQRELGEDEEQKVIEEYRRRIEESGMSEEAREQALRELSRMEKIPPQAAEYGVIQTYLDWLLDLPWDKVTPDNLDIEHARRVLDEDHYDLEEIKDRIIEYLAVRKLAHERAAQEAAASEGEEGEGEGATTPEEPEAQGAILCFVGPPGVGKTSLGQSIARALGRKFTRMSLGGVRDEAEIRGHRRTYIGAMPGRIIQALKRVGVKNPVFMLDEVDKIGRDFRGDPTSALLEVLDPAQNHAFRDHYLDVDFDLSKVLFIATANWVETIPAPLLDRMEVIYLDGYTEHEKMHIARGYLIPRQLKAHHLREDEVTIDDEALLRIIREYTREAGVRNLEREIGRIMRKVAARVAEGKGETPVHVTAENLTDFLGKPRYFFEVAQRTSVPGVATGLAVTAVGGDVLFVEATRMPGQKGLTLTGQLGDVMRESAKIALSYVRANAERLGIDPDFFSHSDIHLHVPAGAVPKDGPSAGITMVTAIVSLLTGRPVRSNVGMTGEVTLRGQVLPIGGVKQKVLAAHRAGLDTVILPKRNEKDLDDLPDEVREKMNFILVETVDEVLAAALEPTPSTDAAETVGEAAATTAETTPETAQTE from the coding sequence ATGGATGCCAAGAACCTGTTGCAACAATTGCTGGAAGCAGTCAACGAGACGCCTGAAAACGAATCACCCGCGCCGACGCCGTCGGATGAAGAGGAGCGCAACCAGCCCGATATTCCTGAGGTGTTGCCCATTCTGCCCTTGCGCAACACGGTTGTCTATCCGATGACGGTCTTGCCGCTGAGCGCCGAACAACCGCGCTCGTTGCGGTTGATTGACGCCGCCATGCAGGGCAATCGTCTCATCGGGTTGGTGGGCATGCTTGACCCCTCGATTGAGACACCGGGACCGGATGAGGTCTATCAAATCGGGACGGTGGCGGTCATTCACCGCATGTTGCGCGTTCCCGACGGCAGCGTGCGCTTGATTGTGCAGGGCTTGGAGCGCTTTGAAATTGTCGAATGGGTTGCCGAAGAGCCTTACTTGCAAGCGCGTATCGAACTGCGCCCAGAGGAAGTTGAAGAAACACTCGAAGTTGAAGCCCTGTCGCGCAACTTGCTTGATTTGTTCCGCCGTCTGGTGGAATTGGTGCCCTACCTGTCCGAAGAACTGGTGATGGCGGCTGAGAATGCACAAGACGCGCGCCATTTGGTCTATCTTGTGGCGACGAGCGTGCGCATGGAAATCGCCGAAGCCCAGCAAATTCTGGAAGCGCCGACCGTCACCGAAAAACTGCGCCTGTTGACGCGCATTCTCAACCGCGAACTGGAAGTGCTCGAACTGGGGCGCAAAATCCAGTCCGAAGCGCAATCCGAAATGGAGCGCATGCAGCGCGAGTACTTCCTGCGCGAGCAAATGAAAGCCATCCAGCGCGAACTGGGCGAGGACGAAGAGCAAAAGGTCATCGAAGAATACCGCCGCCGCATTGAAGAAAGCGGCATGAGCGAGGAAGCGCGCGAGCAAGCCCTGCGCGAACTCTCGCGCATGGAAAAAATCCCGCCCCAAGCCGCGGAGTATGGCGTGATTCAAACCTATCTGGACTGGTTGCTTGACCTGCCGTGGGACAAGGTCACGCCCGATAATCTGGACATTGAGCACGCGCGCCGTGTCCTTGATGAAGACCATTACGACCTGGAAGAAATCAAGGACCGTATCATCGAATACCTGGCGGTGCGCAAACTGGCGCATGAACGTGCGGCGCAGGAAGCCGCTGCGTCGGAAGGTGAAGAAGGCGAAGGCGAAGGCGCGACGACGCCCGAAGAACCCGAAGCCCAGGGCGCCATTCTCTGCTTCGTGGGACCCCCTGGTGTGGGGAAAACCAGCCTGGGGCAGAGCATTGCGCGCGCATTGGGGCGCAAGTTTACGCGCATGAGTTTGGGCGGCGTGCGTGATGAAGCCGAAATCCGTGGGCACCGCCGCACCTACATTGGCGCGATGCCGGGGCGCATTATTCAGGCGTTGAAGCGCGTGGGCGTCAAAAATCCCGTCTTCATGCTGGACGAAGTGGACAAAATCGGGCGCGACTTTCGCGGCGACCCGACGTCCGCGCTGCTGGAAGTGCTCGACCCGGCGCAAAACCACGCCTTCCGCGACCATTACCTGGACGTGGACTTCGACTTGTCGAAGGTGCTCTTCATCGCTACGGCGAACTGGGTCGAGACGATTCCGGCGCCCTTGCTCGACCGTATGGAAGTCATCTACCTGGATGGCTATACCGAGCATGAAAAGATGCACATCGCGCGTGGCTATCTCATTCCGCGCCAGTTGAAAGCGCACCACCTGCGCGAAGATGAAGTGACCATTGACGACGAGGCGCTCTTGCGCATCATCCGCGAATACACACGCGAAGCGGGCGTGCGCAACCTGGAACGCGAGATTGGGCGCATTATGCGCAAGGTTGCCGCGCGGGTTGCCGAGGGCAAGGGCGAAACGCCTGTACACGTGACCGCCGAGAACCTGACCGACTTTTTGGGCAAACCGCGCTACTTCTTCGAGGTGGCGCAACGCACGTCTGTGCCCGGTGTGGCGACCGGATTGGCGGTGACCGCCGTGGGTGGCGATGTGCTCTTTGTGGAAGCCACGCGCATGCCTGGCCAAAAAGGTTTGACGCTGACCGGGCAACTGGGCGACGTGATGCGCGAATCGGCCAAAATCGCCCTTTCATATGTGCGCGCCAACGCCGAGCGCCTGGGCATTGACCCGGACTTTTTCTCGCACAGCGATATTCACCTGCACGTGCCGGCGGGCGCTGTGCCCAAAGATGGTCCGAGCGCCGGCATTACCATGGTCACGGCGATTGTATCGCTCTTGACCGGGCGACCGGTGCGGAGCAACGTTGGCATGACGGGTGAAGTCACCTTGCGTGGGCAAGTGTTGCCGATTGGCGGTGTCAAGCAAAAGGTGCTGGCGGCGCACCGCGCCGGGCTGGATACGGTCATTTTGCCCAAGCGCAACGAGAAAGACCTGGACGACCTGCCCGACGAAGTGCGCGAAAAGATGAATTTCATTCTGGTTGAAACGGTGGATGAAGTGCTCGCCGCCGCACTGGAACCGACGCCGTCCACTGATGCGGCCGAAACGGTGGGCGAAGCCGCCGCAACAACCGCTGAAACGACGCCTGAAACGGCGCAGACGGAATAG
- a CDS encoding penicillin acylase family protein codes for MKGLKRLMGVATALSATGAAAWQLYERFQKRAVPILDGTLHFPGLREPVEIVRDTWGVPHVYAQNEHDLFWVQGYLHATDRLFQMDFLRRMGSGRLSEVFGEATLELDRWARILLLRRTAERHWERQDEHTRNRVVAYVAGINAAIDRMEATDAWPPEFRLLRYRPERWTAVDTLSVLAQVVLGFSEDFEVELVRDALKRLVGDGWEEIWPAYPVDTPIISLPGVKRGVSASNAWVVAGERSRTGAPLLANDPHMTCTTPAAWYEIHLHGGDFHVIGGSLPGVPGVVIGHNERIAWGITNSMTDCQDLYIEERHPDEPHLFRFRDEWRQAEIVEERIRVRGRKQPEALRVVVTHHGPLVSDFLPDETRDLALRWTFYDPVLSLGGIFALNRAQNWDEFRAALYEIGAPPLNVAYADVDGNIGWVVGGRLPIRRAHDGTLPVDGASGAYEWDGYIPMDEMPAVFNPDAGYVVHANNRPVDDSYPYPIGESFFPGYRAQRISERLEAEPQHDTSTFADIQLDTYGRPEHALAQAIARLEEVPPDLVVAQQALAAWDGHMNADSVAAALAATTLYRLRWLLVSDKLGAVGVHFVGRRMADRAHWPTTPLVYRSVAWVIEKVQNPHDTWWHVRGDPSATYESMLVQALQLAVNDLRARFDGRLPTWGELNRARLAHPLGQLPLVGRLFEPEARPISGSPSAPFASMTAAFAYVAESDLYAGPSWRFIADLHDWDACRAALPGGECGVPGTLYTTNLLDEWYVGQSHPLAFSREAVERVQAHRLVLEPGVD; via the coding sequence ATGAAAGGACTCAAACGGTTGATGGGTGTTGCCACGGCGCTCTCGGCGACGGGAGCCGCCGCCTGGCAGCTCTACGAACGCTTCCAGAAGCGTGCCGTCCCTATCCTTGATGGCACTTTGCACTTCCCCGGCTTGCGCGAACCGGTTGAAATCGTGCGCGATACGTGGGGTGTTCCCCATGTGTACGCCCAAAACGAGCACGACCTCTTTTGGGTGCAGGGCTATCTGCACGCCACTGACCGCCTCTTCCAGATGGACTTCTTGCGCCGCATGGGAAGCGGGCGGCTTTCCGAGGTCTTTGGTGAGGCGACGTTGGAACTCGACCGCTGGGCGCGTATTTTGCTCTTGCGGCGCACAGCCGAACGCCATTGGGAGCGCCAGGATGAACACACACGCAACCGTGTGGTGGCTTATGTTGCCGGCATCAATGCGGCGATTGACCGCATGGAAGCGACCGACGCCTGGCCGCCGGAGTTTCGGCTGCTGCGGTATCGCCCTGAACGCTGGACGGCTGTGGATACGCTGAGCGTGCTTGCGCAGGTGGTGCTGGGCTTCTCCGAGGATTTTGAGGTCGAACTGGTGCGTGATGCGTTGAAGCGCCTGGTTGGTGACGGCTGGGAAGAGATTTGGCCAGCGTACCCCGTGGATACGCCTATCATCTCCCTGCCGGGCGTCAAACGTGGGGTGAGCGCCAGCAACGCCTGGGTTGTGGCTGGGGAACGCAGCCGCACAGGCGCGCCCCTGCTGGCGAACGACCCACACATGACCTGCACAACCCCCGCCGCGTGGTACGAAATTCACCTGCATGGGGGTGATTTCCACGTCATTGGCGGCAGTTTGCCCGGTGTGCCCGGTGTGGTGATTGGGCACAACGAGCGTATTGCGTGGGGCATCACCAACAGCATGACGGATTGCCAAGACCTTTACATTGAAGAACGCCACCCCGACGAGCCGCACCTGTTCCGCTTTCGTGATGAGTGGCGTCAGGCGGAGATTGTCGAAGAGCGTATCCGGGTGCGCGGACGCAAGCAACCCGAAGCCCTGCGGGTGGTCGTCACGCATCATGGGCCGCTGGTGAGCGACTTTTTGCCCGACGAAACGCGCGACCTTGCCCTGCGCTGGACGTTCTACGACCCCGTGCTCTCGCTGGGCGGGATTTTTGCACTCAACCGCGCCCAAAACTGGGACGAATTCCGCGCGGCGCTCTACGAGATTGGCGCACCGCCGCTCAATGTGGCGTATGCCGACGTGGACGGCAACATTGGCTGGGTGGTGGGTGGTCGCTTGCCTATCCGCCGCGCACACGATGGCACACTGCCCGTGGACGGTGCATCGGGGGCGTATGAGTGGGATGGCTACATTCCCATGGATGAAATGCCCGCCGTCTTCAACCCCGACGCCGGCTATGTGGTGCACGCCAACAACCGCCCGGTGGATGATTCTTACCCGTATCCCATTGGCGAATCCTTCTTCCCAGGGTATCGCGCGCAGCGTATCAGCGAACGCCTGGAAGCCGAGCCGCAACATGACACCAGCACGTTTGCCGACATTCAACTTGACACCTATGGACGCCCTGAGCATGCACTGGCGCAAGCCATCGCCCGCCTCGAAGAGGTCCCGCCTGACCTGGTGGTGGCGCAGCAGGCGTTGGCGGCGTGGGATGGGCACATGAATGCTGACAGTGTGGCGGCGGCGCTCGCAGCCACGACGCTCTACCGCTTGCGCTGGCTGTTGGTGAGCGACAAACTGGGGGCGGTGGGTGTGCACTTTGTCGGGCGGCGTATGGCAGACCGCGCTCATTGGCCCACAACGCCACTGGTCTATCGCTCGGTTGCATGGGTGATTGAGAAGGTGCAGAACCCTCACGATACCTGGTGGCATGTCCGCGGCGACCCGTCGGCAACGTATGAAAGTATGCTGGTGCAAGCCTTGCAACTGGCGGTGAATGATTTGCGCGCACGCTTCGACGGGCGCTTGCCCACGTGGGGCGAACTGAACCGGGCGCGGCTGGCGCACCCGTTGGGGCAATTGCCGCTGGTGGGGCGGCTGTTTGAACCGGAAGCCCGCCCGATTTCGGGAAGCCCCAGCGCGCCGTTTGCGAGCATGACGGCGGCGTTCGCTTACGTGGCCGAAAGCGACCTCTACGCAGGGCCTTCGTGGCGTTTCATCGCCGACCTGCACGATTGGGACGCCTGTCGCGCGGCGTTGCCCGGCGGCGAGTGCGGTGTTCCCGGTACGCTGTACACCACCAATTTGCTGGATGAGTGGTATGTGGGGCAATCGCACCCGCTGGCATTCTCGCGGGAAGCGGTCGAACGGGTGCAGGCGCACCGCCTGGTGTTGGAGCCGGGCGTGGATTGA
- a CDS encoding CaiB/BaiF CoA transferase family protein, which produces MATTALHSIRVLDLTQALAGPYCAQLLGDLGADVIKIEHPRGGDQARGWGPPFLAGESAYFMGTNRNKRSLTLDLKQPAGREILWRLVDAADVLIHNVPRASSRRALGIDAETLMARNPRLIWVSITGFGLTGPEAEKPGYDVLAQAMSGTMALTGEPDQGPVRFPTPMADITTGVYAALGILAALFERERSGRGQVIDMALLDSQLTWLANVASAFLMAGVQPRKLGNAHPNLVPYQPFEAADGWFIVAVGSERLWQRFLDAIEAPDDLRQDPRFATNADRVRHRDVLVPRLAAIFKQRPVAAWLQALEAAGVPCGPILRPEEALAHPHVLARNMVWEMEHVAAGRVRTLGNPVHLQRTPPSVHRASPLLGEHTEEILRELGYNQEAIETLRREGVIV; this is translated from the coding sequence ATGGCAACAACGGCGTTGCATTCCATTCGCGTGCTCGATTTGACGCAAGCCCTGGCGGGACCCTACTGTGCGCAACTGCTGGGCGACCTCGGCGCTGACGTCATCAAGATTGAGCATCCGCGCGGCGGCGACCAGGCGCGTGGGTGGGGACCGCCCTTCCTCGCCGGGGAGAGTGCGTACTTCATGGGCACCAATCGCAACAAGCGCAGCCTGACGCTGGACTTGAAGCAGCCGGCGGGGCGTGAGATTCTGTGGCGTCTGGTTGATGCGGCGGATGTGCTCATTCACAATGTGCCGCGGGCGTCCAGTCGGCGCGCGTTGGGGATTGATGCGGAAACGCTCATGGCGCGCAATCCACGCCTCATTTGGGTGAGTATCACCGGTTTTGGCTTGACGGGTCCCGAAGCCGAGAAGCCGGGCTATGATGTGCTGGCGCAGGCGATGAGCGGCACAATGGCGCTCACTGGCGAACCCGACCAGGGACCGGTACGTTTCCCGACGCCCATGGCGGATATCACCACCGGGGTGTATGCGGCGCTGGGGATTTTGGCGGCGCTGTTTGAACGCGAACGCAGTGGGCGGGGGCAGGTGATTGACATGGCGTTGCTGGATTCACAACTCACCTGGTTAGCGAATGTCGCTTCTGCTTTTTTGATGGCGGGCGTACAACCGCGCAAATTGGGCAACGCCCACCCCAACCTTGTGCCGTATCAACCGTTTGAAGCGGCCGACGGCTGGTTTATCGTGGCGGTCGGGAGCGAACGGTTGTGGCAACGCTTTTTGGACGCCATCGAAGCGCCGGACGACCTGCGTCAGGACCCCCGTTTTGCCACCAATGCCGACCGCGTGCGGCATCGGGATGTGTTAGTGCCGCGGCTGGCGGCGATTTTCAAGCAACGCCCTGTGGCGGCGTGGTTGCAGGCGCTGGAAGCGGCGGGCGTTCCGTGTGGGCCCATTTTGCGCCCCGAAGAGGCGCTGGCGCACCCGCACGTGCTCGCCCGCAACATGGTGTGGGAGATGGAGCACGTGGCGGCGGGGCGTGTGCGCACCTTGGGCAACCCTGTGCATTTACAGCGTACACCGCCGAGCGTGCATCGGGCGTCGCCGTTGTTGGGTGAACATACGGAAGAGATTTTGCGCGAACTTGGCTATAATCAAGAAGCGATTGAAACACTGCGGAGAGAAGGGGTGATTGTGTGA
- a CDS encoding oxamate carbamoyltransferase subunit AllH family protein, whose amino-acid sequence MSRTRIIARANAISWGERAAAQLHHDWLARVWTSEAEGALLLTDDGEMVRIVPHTIGDGDFYLVLDADAPPLQRLIPRGTYAWRVGNELWIGDSLTVRLPESPPWSGALDWRAFDTPPDVLARRLAWLGDALLARAPEGSFAGLLPELLAEQPMPDRADLPRDVRLFRWRAARVLRGLMPALQNGDMRTVETLTNRAAGLGPGSPPAGDHFLMGLIAGLRLWPAVIEASGLRVEPVLKRMIAGAAERTSLLGWMLLNDALNHVYAEPWHHLAALLREPPDARPPDEQREALMALLQAWLKRPDALASSGLAGFLLPFLWDQRHGEAE is encoded by the coding sequence GTGAGTCGGACACGCATTATTGCACGGGCAAACGCCATTTCATGGGGTGAACGCGCCGCGGCGCAGTTGCATCATGATTGGCTGGCTCGTGTCTGGACGTCGGAAGCCGAGGGGGCGTTGCTGCTCACCGATGATGGTGAGATGGTGCGCATTGTGCCGCATACCATTGGCGACGGTGATTTTTACCTGGTGCTGGACGCCGACGCGCCCCCCTTGCAACGGCTGATTCCGCGCGGCACATACGCCTGGCGCGTTGGAAACGAGTTGTGGATTGGCGATAGCCTCACTGTGCGCCTGCCCGAAAGCCCCCCGTGGTCGGGGGCGTTGGATTGGCGGGCGTTCGACACCCCGCCCGACGTGCTGGCGCGTCGCCTGGCCTGGCTGGGTGATGCGTTGCTGGCACGGGCGCCCGAAGGCTCTTTCGCCGGCTTGTTGCCCGAACTCCTTGCCGAGCAACCCATGCCCGACCGCGCCGACCTTCCCCGCGATGTGCGGCTTTTCCGCTGGCGGGCGGCGCGTGTGCTCCGCGGGCTGATGCCGGCGTTGCAAAATGGCGACATGCGCACGGTGGAAACGCTGACGAACCGCGCCGCCGGCTTGGGACCGGGCTCCCCACCGGCGGGCGACCATTTTTTGATGGGGCTGATTGCCGGTTTGCGCTTGTGGCCTGCGGTGATTGAAGCGAGCGGCTTGCGCGTGGAACCGGTGTTGAAGCGCATGATTGCCGGTGCCGCAGAGCGCACCAGTTTGCTGGGCTGGATGCTTCTCAACGATGCACTCAACCACGTCTATGCCGAACCCTGGCATCATCTGGCGGCGTTGTTGCGTGAACCACCCGACGCACGCCCCCCGGATGAGCAGCGCGAGGCGCTGATGGCGCTCTTGCAGGCATGGTTGAAACGGCCGGACGCGCTGGCGTCGAGTGGGTTAGCGGGGTTCTTGTTGCCGTTTTTGTGGGATCAGCGACACGGGGAAGCGGAATAA